The Bombyx mori chromosome 16, ASM3026992v2 region GAAACCAAACCAAATCAAGCTGTCATTTTGAAAGAAAGGTCTCTGGCGGAGTTTGGCGTGTTGCGTTccgaaaaaaaatagtttaccgTTACATTTTACCCGAATTTATAATACTAATCTACTAATGTTAATATCCTTGTAGTATGTACCTACATCATAAAAAAAGACTTAAAAGAATTTGATTTCCAAAAATTAAGCAAAATATAACTTGATAACTTATGTTTGAAAACAATAGAAAgagaaatatagtaaaattcaATGGTGAATAAATGATCGTTAGGACCGACACAGCGTATGTCTCATAGACTCATAGATATATTTTCGGTACATACCATAGATGTTTCCCACCTACACCCGATCCATCTCGGCTGCGGCTCAGCTAGTCAGAGCCCAATCGCAACATATATGAGAAAAAGTAAAACGCGCCATATTTAAAACGCTAAATTTCCGGACAAATCTCAGTCTACACTTCAGTCGATTGTACCAGCTGTTTCTAAATCACGACGACGATTTCGGCGACGATTCCTATTCCAAAGCATTAGTAATTGCGATTGCAAAATTTATGTTACTATTTTTAGCAACGCAATGCATTCAATTGAAAATTTGCTGCCTTCGCTCTAATTGCGCGTATTTACGCTATAATAACTTGCTTGTAGCCAAGTGGTAATTTAGACTTAACACCACGTAAACCCACATGGTCGTTCACACATCTACTCTATGAAAAATGCTATTTAAGAAATAAAGTCATTAAACTATGATTCGTTCAtaactttattttatcaaataattttacaaGCATACTTAGGCGTctcaacattttatttttacttttttggtCGGTAGGCTCGTGGGGCTATTCATTCTTCTTCAGGCTGCTAGGCGAACTCatggggctcagcctgagagaagcTGCCAACAACTGCTatagccagagcagtgctttatttaatctaccaccgtatcggaaccGCAACTCacttgagaagatccggcgagaaatccAGTGGGTAACATTAACAAGTAAGTTTGTGTAGTTCTGGTCACAAGAGTTATATAGTTCGATCATAGAAGGAAtctcttttaattttaagagTAGGATAGATGAAATAAATGAGGTTTCgacttcatatctcaaagtgtgacTTATTTCAAACGAAAAGAACTCTAATATTGTGGATAAATTTCGGTGCTCGTTTGGCAACTAACCTGTGATGGTAAAATAtgccattaataaaaaatatatttaaaaattataaatacaaattacaaattctatgcaaacaattttttaactaaataatgtatgtatattactttcaatattttaacaaaacaatcctacaatattatttatttctttcaaaatttatttggGAATTTCTTAAAAACACCAATCATTATGCCTCAGGCTTTCTTATGACTCCTAAGTCCTCAGCTgcatttaaacatttttgagCATATTCATTGGCTCTGATGTGTGCTTCATCATTTAATTTAGACAGTGCCATTAATATTTCCATTATATCAGTCTCAAATACTTTTGCAGCAAAATCTTTGTCatcttttattatattgtacaaCATATAGGTTCCTCTGTATTGTATTTCTGAGTTTGGATTTGCTAGAAGACACCTTAGTGTTTCAGGCCATTGCTCGACATCTAGTAATTTTCGACAGCAAACTTTACTAACTGAAGTCAATATACACAAAGCACCTGCTGCAGCGGTGACTGTATCCTCATCTTCTTCTTGGCACAGTAGGAATAAGAATTTGGTTTTGTCATTTTTTCCTTCATATGATTTGACAACTTCTTCAGACTGAAGTAAGTTACAAATACACTGTGTGGCTGCTCTAATAAGCATCATATGGTCTTCATATAGGTAATGTTCAATCTTAGATAAACCTCCCTCTTTGATTATTCTATTTCTGGTTGTCTCATTCATTCCAGCTAAATTGCACAAAGCCATTAATGCTTCAAAGTTTTCCAAGGCTGTACAATCTGGATGTAATAATGCCAGTAAAGGTCTAATGACTTCCAAATTTCTTTGACCAGGGAATGCCACCTCTGGATTTATTGTTATCCCAATTCTGGCTAAAGCCTGAGCAGCTTGTTTTTTTCCATTTTGAGTACCCTCAAGAGACATTGGTATTAGAACTTTTGCTCCACCTTGTTGTACAACTAGGCCTCTCAATTCTTGCAAATTACAAATAGCATTGAATACTCTAGCTATGAGTTCTCTTGAGTTGTGACTCTCCGTTTTAGCCAATGCTACCAAGCCACTGGTTACACCAGCTTTTGTCAATACTGATATTCTCTTGCTTACAAAATCAGGATCATCCAATTCATGCTGTTCGGGTACATGATGCTTAGCAAACTTGGCTAGTTCTAACATTTCAGGCATCATTTCCTGCTTTTCATATGCATTACACAAGTTAACTATAGTGGTTACAACACCATATAGGCATGACTGATCACCAGTTTTAGCCAACTCAATCAGAGCTTGAATAGCTGGCTTATCTTCAACTAGTTTCTCTTTAACATCTGCATCTAAGGTTAGATATGAGAGACCTTCAGCAGCCCACTTTCTCACGTCATTATCTTTAGATGGATTTACCAAAAATTTTCTACAGGCTTCTGCTAGTTTTTTTGTGGAACCTTCCGCGAATGGGCGTATGGAAGCATCATCACCACCAAAACTGCCAATTTTACATAAGCCTACTAAGGCTCTTACTCTGACTGCATCATTTTTGCACTGGTAAAGTTTTTTCAAGATATCAACACCTTTAGTAAGTATGGCTCTGGCTTTGTCTTTCTTGGATGCAGCTGCTATCAAACATTCACAGGCGACTTTTTGCTGCAGTAGGTCATCAGTTTGAGCCATAACAAGAATCATTTCTATAATACCATCTTTAGATATAACATAGTTACCAACATCTAATGGGCCTCTAAGTAGAGAAGTGATGGCTACAGTTACTCTAACTTTTGATTCCAGATCAGGACTGAGCAGTTTGTCTTTAACAAATTCATCTACCTGCTCATTAAATTTCTCTCTCGCCTGGTCATAGTACATGTTTTCATATATTCTTGCTAAACAAGCTGCTGCTATGGTTCTTGAGGATGCTGTGATATTCATGGCAgattcatatttatattcatCCAGTTCACTGCAAACTTCTAATAATCTGTGCAGCCCTTTGATTTCAACAAATCTTTCTGACCAATTGATTGCACTGTAGTGGCAATTCCTCATGATTAGTTCAATGAGAGCATCTCTAGCCTGTCCACTGATAACCCTATTGGTGATGCAATAGGTGATACAGGTGAGTAGAGTATCTATTTCACTTTTGTTTTCCTCACAAAGTTTAGGGTCAGGTTTTGATTCCTGTTTATTGTCCATCCCTGAAAATGAGTTAAGTATGATCTGAAGGCAATACTGAGCCGCATTCACTCTCTTCTCATCAGTACTGTCAATGATTTCTAAAATCCACGGTATCCCAACAACTTTCAAAACTGCTCTTGTTCTTTCAATGTTCTTTTTGCAAATTTGACCTATGACACGGATAGCATTGATGTAAATTTCAGAATTTTTTTCCACTTTTAGTAGTTGTTGAATTCTTTGAACTACACCATTTTTTAACATTACCTCAGCACCACTGTTTTCTTTCGCTAAAACTAATAGGTTAGCCATGGCCTTCTCACGTTTTTCAATATCTTCACCTAACCCAAAAGCCAACTTAAACATTTGTTCCACTTTATTGCTTGTTTGAGCATTTTGGCGAGCTCGCTCTTGTACTACAGTGTGTAGACGTGATAGAATAGGTTGGACAGCTTTGTTAGTTGGGTCCACAGTAAATATTGTTTTGGCATCTCTGTAGGCTTCTTCAAATCTCTCCAAACATTCAAAAGCTTGCGATCTCCGGAACAAGGCTTTCGGATCTTCTGGTATTATTTCTAGAGCTTTATCACAGTCACTGATCACTTTTTCGAATTCTTTGGTCTTTAAGTAGGCTGCGGcccgattttttaaatatgttgcAAGGTCTCGGCTGCCTTTTTCGGCCAAATTTATCGCCTTAGTGTAAAAAGTGATTGCCTCCTGATAGTTTTCAGATTTAAAAGCATCGTTTCCTTTATTTTTGTAAGACTCTGCTTCCTCTTGAACAACCATCGTGTAGTCCGTTTATCTGCGAAGCCAATTTCCGTTTTATTCTTCACAGTTCTTTTACAGCCTGCTTAATGTAAATGAAGATTATTCTGGTAAAATCTGGTGGTTTCATTTCAAGACGAactaaaatagaattttatttttgtcccAATGTGTAAACTAGGGATGTCGATCTGAGATTCTTTTTTTAGAGATATTTTTTACTGATGAAAAACTTCgattttttaatcgattttagcCGATGAATCGTTCTTGATTGTGCGGTTCTGATCTTATACCTAACTGTGTCCTTACTAACTAATCACCATATTCCAAACCATTGCATGCGTTGGGAAAGATTCATATACATGGAATTTGCGTTCATTGTGAGTCGAAGAAAACAAATGCTGTAGGGCGTAATTTTTAAGTACAAGAGGATGGGTTTTCTTTATCGCATCGAGGCCAATAATGAAAAATAGATTCAATACATACAGCAACctatggaaaaaaaaagtttgaggaCTGCCCGATCATGAATCTACGCTATCATGTCGGCCGAATATTCATACTACGAAGGTTctgcttgtgttttttttagattttttgggGGATTTAATAGGACCCGGTCGGCGTTATTTAGAGCTGTTGGAATGGCAAGAAATGGGGAATGCTATCGAACTGAATTAATGAGATTAAGCTGAGCACGTTGCGAAAAACGGCAACACTTACCGGTGgcgggacctcttgtgagtccgcacgggtagataggaccaccctgcctatttctgccgtgaagcagtgatgcgtttcggtttgaagggtagggcagccgttgtaactatacttagaacttatatctcaagatgggtgacgcgtttacgttgtagatgtctttgggctccagtaaccacttaacaccaggtgggctgtgagctcgtccacccatctaagcaataaaaaagctaacTTTTAAAAACAGCTTCGTCATCATCGAGTTTTAGAATCATATAATCtcgatatttataaattttggttAGACAGTAAAATTTGAGGGGACTGTGTCCTGTaggtgaggggctatttaaaaacactctGCTTCAtgattaatataattacattGCAAATACTTTGAACACtattacactattataatattttatctatacaAAACTCTTAGATGTTGCTCtgaccgtgtctagatgagaagtcgtTGTCTTCACTGACGAGAAGACAATCGTttgatttaaacatttaaaagcattccaatattcgaaatctgtaatcttacatgtgtcaagtgttgcctgccattacttcCTTAATCAAACtctaatgccggccactgacatgcgcgcaaatattcgtacattgtacgaatgtttgcgcgcatgtgaagggccgtcaaacattcattcgcaaacctagcagctgtgcaaatgggttcggtactcaatttgcgaacccgtttgcgcttcctcccacacttgtttacgaatgtctcacgaatttctcctcctttttaattcgtcaatagaacattgaagagaaaaagagtttttaattccttcccagacatcattaacagccatgctgtttttatgggatttcttttgatgaagatacgctacacagtagacgtcacgaactatgaaaatggcgtatagtatacgtccgttacccattccgatagaggcacccgtcacgtgcggacgtgctcatcgtccactcgatcgcccggtctttgttagcccggccattgttcgcgcggcctgtgtttgtggtacatctgccgactaagtgctctttctggaagtttttatttgttttgtttccttttgttgtttctgtgttcgtggtacatctgccgacaaagtggtttcctgcaagtatttatttgttttgtttcttttcgtaatttctgttttgttgtgctttttctttgtcctgtagtaatcgcgccgctttgccacctgtgttcaatagaaccgctcaggtccgagtagttggggcctcgccgcaaggcgagtgttttcaagacccggggccgccccacctgggtactcagcgatcatggacgctgtattcgcggaattcctccgacttcgccacccacagctcgcctcggagtttttggccttcaaggccaatcacactgcgagccctctcgaggactccgccgcgctcgctgctcctgcgtcgcctgtacctgcgtgcagagcttctgcattgagcaccgcagcctctgtcgtgcctgccgctcccgtgtcgcctatactggcgagaaaagctgctgcgtcgtccgccgtgaccatcgtttcagctgagcgatcatccgcggcctccgtcgcgccctctaaaacacctacacttgctcgtaggtcgcctgcacccgcctcctcgtgctccgactctgactcggacatggaggtcgacctcgcccccgcctcatcgacggatggattcaccctggtacagaagggtaagaagcgtgccgcggagtctcgagctcccgcggccgctaaaattagcaaagccgtgaacgcgtcgcgcccccgccctcagactcccgttgcgcccccagcccgtgccactccgtcgccgcgtccggtggcacaaaataaaacccagacccctcccccggttatccttcaggagaaggcagcttgggatcgagtttgcctggcccttaaggccaaaaatataaatttcacgaatgcccgtaacctcgcgaacggcattcaaattaaggttcaaacacccgacgaccatagggccctctcttcttacctccgtaaggagcgtataagtttccatacgtatacgctccaggaggagcgcgaactccgcgttgtaatacgcggaatccctaaagagttagatgtagagctcgtaaaagccgacctgttagaacaaggcctaccagtgaattctgtgcaccgtatgcacaccggtcgcggtagggagccatataatatggttctagtcgctctccagcctacccccgagggtaagaaaatctttaacacacagaccgtctgtaggctctctggtatcgctgtcgaagccccccataaaaaaggcactcctagccagtgccataactgtcaattgtacgggcactcttcccgtaactgtcacgcgcgcccccgatgtgttaagtgtttgggcgatcacgccacggccctctgcgctcgcgaccaaaaaaccgcgacggaaccgcctagctgcgtcctgtgtcgaacacagggtcaccccgcgaattaccgtggttgcccccgagcccctaaaataaatcgccgcgtcgcccgccaaaaccgcctccgagcttccggcccagacatcaaagcctcggcaccctctgcgtcgcaggctaagccagcgttcgttccggcggcggtgcccagtgtctcggcctgggcaaaaccgctgccgtacacgaacacggctacaactccctcctccgcgattcgtcccgcccccgcgactcgtccctctcccgcgacctgccctccgaccgcgtccgacaatctcgctttagcgatcgacttctttcagtcgatcaactttgagcgcgttaacgctttgggcgacgccattcgcgctgcctccactgcacaacactttatcgccgttgtgcaggaatacgccgacgtatacgcgtcattaaatacgtacgtcctcccctcactccgccggtaatcaatggcgtatataagtagaataaagcccctatccgtaacgataggattttttaacgcttacggtctcgcaaatcaacgtgatcaggtttctgactttttgcgtgaccaccaaattgatatctttttagtgcaggagaccctacttaagcccgcgcgccgtgaccctaaaatcgcgaactataacatggtcaggaacgacaggctctctgcccgtggtggtggtaccgtcatttactatagaagagccctgcattgcgtcccgctcgatcctcccgcgctcgctaatatcgaagcatcagtgtgccgaatctcactgacgggacacgcgccgatcgttatcgcgtccgtttatcttccaccggataagatcgttctaagcagtgatatcgaggcgctgctcggtatggggagctctgtcattctggcgggcgacctaaattgtaaacacatcaggtggaactca contains the following coding sequences:
- the LOC101744795 gene encoding protein unc-45 homolog B, which encodes MVVQEEAESYKNKGNDAFKSENYQEAITFYTKAINLAEKGSRDLATYLKNRAAAYLKTKEFEKVISDCDKALEIIPEDPKALFRRSQAFECLERFEEAYRDAKTIFTVDPTNKAVQPILSRLHTVVQERARQNAQTSNKVEQMFKLAFGLGEDIEKREKAMANLLVLAKENSGAEVMLKNGVVQRIQQLLKVEKNSEIYINAIRVIGQICKKNIERTRAVLKVVGIPWILEIIDSTDEKRVNAAQYCLQIILNSFSGMDNKQESKPDPKLCEENKSEIDTLLTCITYCITNRVISGQARDALIELIMRNCHYSAINWSERFVEIKGLHRLLEVCSELDEYKYESAMNITASSRTIAAACLARIYENMYYDQAREKFNEQVDEFVKDKLLSPDLESKVRVTVAITSLLRGPLDVGNYVISKDGIIEMILVMAQTDDLLQQKVACECLIAAASKKDKARAILTKGVDILKKLYQCKNDAVRVRALVGLCKIGSFGGDDASIRPFAEGSTKKLAEACRKFLVNPSKDNDVRKWAAEGLSYLTLDADVKEKLVEDKPAIQALIELAKTGDQSCLYGVVTTIVNLCNAYEKQEMMPEMLELAKFAKHHVPEQHELDDPDFVSKRISVLTKAGVTSGLVALAKTESHNSRELIARVFNAICNLQELRGLVVQQGGAKVLIPMSLEGTQNGKKQAAQALARIGITINPEVAFPGQRNLEVIRPLLALLHPDCTALENFEALMALCNLAGMNETTRNRIIKEGGLSKIEHYLYEDHMMLIRAATQCICNLLQSEEVVKSYEGKNDKTKFLFLLCQEEDEDTVTAAAGALCILTSVSKVCCRKLLDVEQWPETLRCLLANPNSEIQYRGTYMLYNIIKDDKDFAAKVFETDIMEILMALSKLNDEAHIRANEYAQKCLNAAEDLGVIRKPEA